In Nitrospira lenta, one genomic interval encodes:
- a CDS encoding nuclear transport factor 2 family protein, whose protein sequence is MPDFSRIVFLALSGCLLFTASPGLAHDSAGPESAIRALVDANAARDLDGMSRLMAHDADATGYTIGGRKYVGWPELERDIRDEFAFVEKLEMPITDLKVWTKGSLAWFAMELDYIRYVNEGGQLHHTVIPLRESGVLEKRQGQWLLVSWHESLRAANWPAVAHAQPAAPAPQLVADPGVLRAPVTDLSGEWEILEVEDDKRYKATLDKSGNGPYTQHGGHFTTTKIADRLWQGTWQQPGNDREGAFELLLSEDGTQAKGVWWYSRVGTHKNIPPREHGGSYQWKRLTQPPAHP, encoded by the coding sequence ATGCCCGACTTCTCTCGGATCGTGTTCCTCGCCTTGTCAGGATGTCTTCTCTTCACCGCTTCTCCCGGATTGGCTCACGATAGTGCGGGCCCGGAATCGGCGATCCGCGCGTTAGTCGACGCCAATGCGGCACGCGACCTCGACGGCATGTCGCGGTTGATGGCGCACGATGCCGATGCGACCGGCTATACCATCGGCGGGCGAAAATACGTGGGCTGGCCTGAACTGGAGCGGGACATTCGCGACGAGTTCGCCTTCGTAGAAAAACTGGAAATGCCCATCACGGACCTGAAAGTGTGGACCAAAGGCAGCCTGGCCTGGTTTGCAATGGAGCTAGACTACATCCGCTACGTCAACGAAGGCGGACAGCTTCACCATACCGTGATCCCCTTACGGGAAAGCGGCGTCCTCGAAAAACGCCAGGGGCAATGGCTCCTGGTCTCATGGCATGAATCGCTCCGGGCTGCCAACTGGCCCGCAGTGGCTCATGCGCAACCTGCGGCTCCGGCTCCACAGCTGGTGGCCGACCCAGGAGTTCTTCGTGCTCCCGTGACAGACCTCAGCGGCGAGTGGGAAATCCTCGAAGTCGAGGATGATAAGCGCTACAAAGCCACGCTGGATAAGTCCGGCAATGGCCCCTACACCCAGCACGGCGGACACTTCACCACAACCAAGATTGCCGACCGTCTCTGGCAAGGGACCTGGCAGCAACCGGGCAATGACCGCGAAGGGGCATTTGAACTCTTGCTGTCGGAGGATGGCACACAGGCCAAAGGCGTCTGGTGGTATTCCCGAGTCGGCACACACAAGAATATTCCCCCGCGGGAACATGGCGGTTCCTATCAATGGAAGCGGCTCACGCAGCCCCCTGCACACCCATGA